In Terriglobales bacterium, the DNA window GCGGCGATGGTCGCGGCGTTCGCGGCGCAGATGGCGCAGCTGCGCTACGGGCGGAACGACGAGCTGGAGTCGGACCGGCTGGGAGTGGACTTCATGTCGGCCGCGGGCTACGACCCGCGCGCGATGCTGCGGGTGATGGAGATCCTGGCGGAGAGCTCGAAGGGCGGGCGGCAGCCGGAGTTCATGAGCACGCACCCCAACCCCGGGAACCGCGAGCAGCAGATCCAGGCGGAGATCCAGAAGAAGTATCCGAGCGGGGTGCCGGCGGAGCTGAAGCTGAAAGGCGTCAGCGAGCGAGCGGCAGGGGCGCCGGCGCGCTGAGGCGCGCGAGCCACTCGGCGCAGGCGGTGAGCGCGCGCTCGCACTGGAGGCGGTGGCGCTCCTTCTTGTCGCGGACCCGCTTGCGGGTTTCGTCGTCGAGCGGCGCGAGCAGGTCGAAGGTGATGTTGGCCGGCTGGAAGTTCTTGGCGGGCGCGTGCGTGATGTAGTGGACGAGCGAGCCGAGGGCGGTGGCGCGCGGCGGCGGCTGCGGCGTCTCGCCGCGGACGAGCGCGGCCGTCGTCAGGCCGGCGAGCTGGCCGGCGGCGATGGATTCGGTGTAGCCCTCGACGCCGCAGATCTGGCCGGCGAAGAGCACGCGCGGGTGTTGCTTCATCTGCAGGGTCTCCGAAAGCAGCGTGGGCGCGTTGATGTAGGTATTGCGGTGGATCTGGCCGTAGCGCAGGAACTTCGCGTTCTCGAGGCCGGGGATGAGGCGCAGGACGCGCGCCTGCTCGCCGAACTTCAAATGGTTCTGGAAGCCGACGAGGTTGTAGGAGTCGGCGCGCAGGTTCTCCTGGCGGAGCTGGACGACGGCGTAGGGGCGCTGCCCAGTGCGCGGATCGATGAGGCCGACGGGCTTCATGGGGCCGAAGCGCAGGGTGTCGCGGCCGCGGCGCGCGATCTCCTCGATGGGCAGGCAGCCTTCGAAATAATTCAGCTTCTCCCAGTCCTTTTCTTCGACGGCCTGCGCGGAGAGCAGCGCGTCGTAGAAGCGGTCGTACTCGTCCCTGGTGAAGGGGCAGTTGATGTAGTCGGCGGTGCCCTTGCCGTAGCGGGCGGCGAGGTAGACGCGCGCGCGGTCGATGGAGTCGGCGTCGACGATGGGGGAGATGGAGTCGTAGAAGTAAAGATGGTCCGAGCCGGAGAGGCGGGCGACTTCCTGCGAGAGGGCGTCGGAGGTGAGCGGGCCGGTGGCGACGATGGTGAGGCCGGCGGATTCGTCGATGCGCGTGACCTCTTCGCGGCGGACGGTGATGAGCGGTTCGCGGGCGATGGCGTCGGTGACGCGGGCGGCGAAGGCGTCGCGGTCGACGGCGAGCGCGTGGCCGGCCGGGACGGAGGTCGCGCGGGCGAGCTCGAGCAGGAGCGAGCCGGCGCGGCGCATCTCCTCCTTCAGCAGCCAGGGCGCGGTGTTCAGGCTCTCCGATTTCAGCGAGTTCGAGCAGACGAGCTCGGCGAACTTGTCGGTCTGGTGCGCGGGCGTCTGGCGGACCGGGCGCATCTCGCAGAGCTCGACGGCGATGCCGCGGCGGGCGAGCTGCCACGCGGCTTCGCAGCCGGCGAGGCCGGCGCCGATCACCGTTACCTGTGACATGGTGTTCCGACCGCGATTTGTGATTTGTAATTTGCGATTTGTAATCTCAAACCTTCACACCTTCCGGCTGCCCGACAGCCTCTTGAGCGGCTCGCCCATGATGCGGACGACCTGCCACTCCTTCAGCACTTCGGCGCCCAGACCCTCGTAGAAGTCGATGGCGGGCTGGTTCCAGTCGAGCACGTTCCAACGCATGCCGTAACACTCTTTCTCGACCGCGATGCGCGCCAACTCGACCAGCAGCGCCTTGCCCAGGCCCTGGCCGCGGTGCGCGGGCGGGACGAACAGGTCCTCCAGGAACAGGCCCCAGCGTCCGAGCCAGGTGGAGTAGTTGAAGAAGTAGAGCGCGAAGCCGGCGGGGCGG includes these proteins:
- the trmFO gene encoding methylenetetrahydrofolate--tRNA-(uracil(54)-C(5))-methyltransferase (FADH(2)-oxidizing) TrmFO, with the protein product MSQVTVIGAGLAGCEAAWQLARRGIAVELCEMRPVRQTPAHQTDKFAELVCSNSLKSESLNTAPWLLKEEMRRAGSLLLELARATSVPAGHALAVDRDAFAARVTDAIAREPLITVRREEVTRIDESAGLTIVATGPLTSDALSQEVARLSGSDHLYFYDSISPIVDADSIDRARVYLAARYGKGTADYINCPFTRDEYDRFYDALLSAQAVEEKDWEKLNYFEGCLPIEEIARRGRDTLRFGPMKPVGLIDPRTGQRPYAVVQLRQENLRADSYNLVGFQNHLKFGEQARVLRLIPGLENAKFLRYGQIHRNTYINAPTLLSETLQMKQHPRVLFAGQICGVEGYTESIAAGQLAGLTTAALVRGETPQPPPRATALGSLVHYITHAPAKNFQPANITFDLLAPLDDETRKRVRDKKERHRLQCERALTACAEWLARLSAPAPLPLAR
- a CDS encoding GNAT family N-acetyltransferase, with product MVSVRPATKHDAALILEFIHGLAEYERAPEQVVATEADILRDGFPASGQPRFWVLIAELDGRPAGFALYFFNYSTWLGRWGLFLEDLFVPPAHRGQGLGKALLVELARIAVEKECYGMRWNVLDWNQPAIDFYEGLGAEVLKEWQVVRIMGEPLKRLSGSRKV